Proteins encoded in a region of the Niveispirillum cyanobacteriorum genome:
- a CDS encoding TonB-dependent receptor — protein MTWHPDDQMTWGAQISRGYNAGGGGISFAIPIVNYKYGLEYVWTAELFGRQKWAVGKIRTTQNLFHSRYRNMQLPFDLTPENTHDEAFVVRNAPRV, from the coding sequence GTGACCTGGCACCCGGATGATCAGATGACCTGGGGTGCGCAGATTTCGCGCGGATATAATGCTGGTGGCGGCGGCATCTCCTTCGCCATCCCCATCGTGAACTATAAATATGGTCTTGAATATGTGTGGACGGCGGAACTGTTCGGTCGCCAGAAATGGGCGGTCGGGAAGATCAGGACAACACAGAACCTGTTCCATTCCCGGTACCGCAATATGCAGTTGCCGTTCGACCTGACGCCCGAAAATACCCATGATGAAGCTTTCGTGGTGCGCAATGCCCCGCGTGTCTAG
- the zigA gene encoding zinc metallochaperone GTPase ZigA, protein MSDTRLPVTVLSGFLGAGKTTLLNHVLNNREGRRVAVIVNDMSEVNIDADLIRAGGSDLSRTDEKLVEMSNGCICCTLRDDLLQEVRRLAAAGRFDYLLIESTGIAEPLPIAATFDFRDEDGQSLSDVARLDTMVTVVDAVNLLRDYGSTDFLRDRGESLGEDDNRTLVDLLVDQIEFADVILLNKLDTATPEQADIARKIIRSLNPDADLIETAQSRVTLDRVLDTGRFDYEKAQEHPLWFKELHGFKDHKPETEEYGVSSFVYRARRPFHPEKLHQFFQEEWPGVIRAKGHFWLATRPDWVGEVSQAGSLVRHEAMGFWWAAVPRNRWPDSDEYRQMIQQNWHPVYGDRRQELVFIGTGMDEAAIRRRLDSALVGDINAREMQVNAWKRLPDPFPRWKRQGEA, encoded by the coding sequence ATGTCCGATACCCGCCTTCCCGTCACTGTCCTGTCCGGCTTCCTGGGCGCTGGCAAGACGACCTTGCTGAACCATGTCCTGAACAATCGCGAGGGGCGGCGCGTCGCCGTCATTGTGAATGACATGAGCGAGGTGAATATCGACGCCGACCTGATCCGCGCCGGTGGCAGCGACCTTTCGCGCACGGATGAGAAACTGGTGGAGATGAGCAATGGCTGCATCTGCTGCACCTTGCGCGACGACCTGTTGCAGGAGGTGCGGCGGCTGGCGGCGGCGGGGCGTTTCGATTACCTGCTGATCGAAAGCACGGGCATTGCCGAGCCCTTGCCCATCGCCGCCACCTTCGACTTCCGCGACGAGGACGGGCAAAGCCTGTCGGATGTGGCGCGGCTGGACACGATGGTGACGGTGGTCGACGCCGTGAACCTGCTGCGCGACTATGGCTCCACTGATTTCCTGCGCGATCGCGGTGAATCCCTCGGTGAAGACGATAACCGCACTCTGGTCGATCTGCTGGTTGATCAGATCGAATTCGCCGACGTCATCCTGCTGAACAAGCTGGATACCGCCACCCCGGAACAGGCGGATATCGCGCGCAAGATCATCCGCTCTTTGAATCCCGACGCTGACCTGATCGAAACGGCGCAGAGCCGGGTGACCTTGGACCGGGTGCTGGATACCGGACGCTTTGATTACGAAAAGGCCCAGGAGCACCCGCTCTGGTTCAAGGAACTGCACGGGTTCAAGGATCATAAGCCGGAAACGGAGGAGTATGGTGTTTCTTCGTTCGTCTATCGCGCCCGCCGCCCCTTCCATCCCGAAAAGCTGCACCAGTTCTTTCAGGAGGAATGGCCAGGTGTGATCCGCGCCAAGGGCCATTTCTGGCTAGCCACCCGCCCCGACTGGGTGGGCGAGGTCAGCCAGGCAGGGTCGCTGGTTCGGCATGAAGCCATGGGCTTCTGGTGGGCAGCCGTGCCCAGGAACCGCTGGCCCGACAGCGACGAATACCGACAGATGATCCAGCAGAATTGGCATCCGGTCTACGGCGACCGGCGCCAGGAACTGGTGTTCATTGGCACGGGGATGGACGAGGCGGCGATCCGCCGTCGCCTGGACAGCGCCTTGGTCGGCGACATCAACGCCCGCGAGATGCAGGTCAATGCCTGGAAGCGTCTGCCCGACCCCTTCCCCCGCTGGAAGCGGCAGGGGGAGGCGTGA
- a CDS encoding DUF1826 domain-containing protein, which produces MAVIVSNPLVRGADASVLSDIQNPDVSLAVWDRSPPRLLLEGMAGLCPGHLPQGRVLVWLPDAPAALSGILAETPIGATMLGRSLVDDMLMLVKRFATIAGTDIVDIRLDRLRHDACWKFHRDQVRLRLLTTYRGPATQIVPQTHAEQALRDQRAYLGPLEDLPDGAVALFKGLQAGPDTGVVHRSPPISGTGTVRSLLCLNLPSDTSPRLWEP; this is translated from the coding sequence GTGGCGGTCATCGTGAGCAATCCGCTAGTCCGCGGCGCCGACGCGTCTGTTCTGTCCGACATCCAGAACCCGGATGTCAGCCTTGCTGTCTGGGACCGATCTCCGCCGCGGTTGCTTCTGGAGGGTATGGCGGGCCTGTGCCCCGGCCATCTGCCGCAGGGGCGGGTGCTGGTCTGGCTACCGGATGCGCCGGCTGCCCTGTCCGGCATCCTGGCTGAAACACCGATCGGTGCGACCATGCTGGGCCGGTCTTTGGTCGACGATATGCTGATGCTGGTCAAGCGTTTCGCCACGATCGCCGGCACCGACATTGTCGATATCCGGCTGGACCGGCTGCGCCATGATGCCTGCTGGAAGTTTCACCGTGATCAGGTCCGTCTGCGCCTGCTGACGACATATCGCGGGCCGGCAACCCAGATCGTGCCGCAGACCCATGCGGAACAGGCGCTGCGCGACCAACGCGCCTATCTCGGCCCGCTGGAGGATCTTCCCGACGGGGCGGTCGCCCTGTTCAAGGGCCTACAGGCTGGCCCTGACACAGGCGTGGTCCATCGCTCCCCGCCCATCTCCGGGACGGGCACCGTCCGGTCCCTGCTCTGCCTGAACCTACCATCGGACACATCACCCCGGCTTTGGGAACCGTGA
- a CDS encoding DUF3299 domain-containing protein: MKTVKIALLLAILGGAMPALAFKQVQDPAMASQAIPHDPRAVPRATLGWDKLADTKETQKRVQEVNRLIAVFGPGVKSLDGQPFTVAGFFLPLDTGETSRSFLLSSLAPTCPFCPPPGPADLIQVSAAEPVTATLDQVTLEGTLRLSAEDVNGIYFHLENARVVPKS, encoded by the coding sequence ATGAAGACCGTAAAGATTGCCTTGTTGCTAGCCATTCTGGGCGGTGCGATGCCCGCCCTGGCCTTCAAACAGGTGCAGGACCCCGCCATGGCGTCGCAGGCCATCCCGCATGACCCGCGCGCCGTGCCCCGTGCCACCCTGGGCTGGGACAAGCTAGCCGATACCAAGGAGACGCAGAAGCGGGTTCAGGAGGTGAACCGGCTTATCGCGGTCTTCGGGCCGGGGGTTAAATCTCTGGACGGTCAGCCCTTCACGGTGGCTGGCTTCTTCCTGCCGCTGGACACGGGGGAGACCAGCCGGTCCTTCCTGCTGTCCTCCCTGGCGCCGACCTGTCCCTTCTGTCCGCCGCCGGGGCCCGCGGACCTGATCCAGGTCAGCGCTGCGGAGCCGGTGACGGCGACACTGGATCAGGTGACGCTGGAAGGCACCCTGCGCCTGTCGGCGGAGGATGTGAATGGCATCTATTTCCACCTGGAGAACGCCCGTGTCGTCCCGAAATCCTAA
- a CDS encoding FtsX-like permease family protein — MNMLGLSLAYLRRRPLTTGLNLLLLALGVALIAFLLLLERGLENRLSRDVAGIDMVVGAKGSPLQLVLSAVMQVDVPTGNVPLAAVEELRRNPLVRQAIPVAMGDSYGTYRILGTEPAYIAHYGGHVVTGRMFEAPMEAVLGAEVAASSGLGLDSALVGSHGLTAGGDAHADMPYRVVGILARTGTVLDRLVLTPVSSVWAVHDHHHHEDKAPATTGEHADGKAHDHGAEAAHDHDHDHDHDHGHHHDHDHDDVAAGQADSDDREVTAILVRYATPLAAARLPREINSQTSMQAASPAAEMLRLRALMGVGLDSMRLLGLVLVLAAGLSTFVALANALQERQYDLAVMRALGAGRGRIMGQILTEAMLVALGGAVLGIALAHAGVAALSGFSARARDLGLSAGQFVAGEAWLLGLSLLVALLAAAVPAIRAYRTDVSRLLAKG, encoded by the coding sequence ATGAATATGCTGGGGCTGAGCCTTGCCTATCTGCGTCGCCGGCCGCTGACCACAGGGTTGAACCTGCTGCTGCTGGCGCTGGGCGTGGCCTTGATCGCCTTTCTGCTGCTGTTGGAGCGTGGGCTGGAGAACCGGCTGTCGCGCGATGTGGCAGGCATCGACATGGTGGTGGGGGCCAAGGGCAGCCCCCTGCAGCTGGTTCTGTCAGCTGTAATGCAGGTGGATGTGCCCACCGGCAACGTGCCGCTGGCTGCGGTGGAGGAACTGCGCCGCAATCCCCTGGTCAGACAGGCCATTCCCGTGGCCATGGGGGACAGTTATGGTACCTACCGCATCCTGGGCACGGAACCTGCTTATATCGCCCATTATGGCGGGCACGTCGTCACGGGGCGGATGTTCGAAGCCCCGATGGAGGCTGTGCTGGGGGCAGAGGTTGCCGCTTCATCCGGTCTTGGCCTGGATAGTGCGCTTGTCGGCAGCCATGGTTTGACGGCAGGGGGCGATGCCCATGCCGACATGCCCTACCGTGTTGTCGGCATCCTGGCGCGCACGGGTACGGTGCTGGACCGCTTGGTCTTAACGCCTGTATCCAGCGTCTGGGCGGTCCATGACCACCACCACCATGAGGACAAGGCCCCGGCCACCACAGGTGAGCATGCCGATGGAAAGGCCCATGACCATGGGGCCGAGGCGGCGCACGATCACGATCACGATCATGATCATGATCATGGTCACCACCACGATCATGACCATGACGATGTGGCCGCCGGCCAAGCAGACAGTGATGATCGGGAAGTGACGGCCATCCTGGTCCGCTATGCCACGCCGTTGGCCGCTGCCCGCCTGCCGCGAGAGATCAACAGCCAGACCAGCATGCAGGCAGCCAGCCCTGCGGCGGAGATGCTCCGCCTGCGCGCGTTGATGGGTGTCGGGCTGGACTCCATGCGGCTGCTGGGCCTGGTGCTGGTGCTGGCGGCGGGCCTGTCCACCTTCGTGGCTCTGGCTAACGCCTTGCAGGAGCGCCAATATGATCTGGCAGTGATGCGGGCGCTGGGGGCGGGGCGAGGCAGGATCATGGGACAGATCCTGACGGAGGCGATGCTGGTGGCGCTGGGTGGGGCCGTGCTGGGCATCGCCCTGGCTCATGCCGGTGTGGCGGCCCTGTCTGGCTTTTCGGCCCGCGCCCGTGATCTTGGCCTGTCGGCGGGGCAATTTGTGGCGGGGGAGGCGTGGTTGCTGGGTTTATCTTTGCTTGTGGCGCTGCTGGCCGCCGCCGTGCCGGCCATTCGGGCCTATCGCACGGATGTCAGTCGGCTTCTGGCCAAGGGGTAA
- a CDS encoding ABC transporter ATP-binding protein codes for MPTANLIDLNDVVHHASGQPILSVARLCLPPGHHGLLLGPSGSGKTTLLHALAGLLVPHQGRLSLLGHDLRAIGDAGRDRLRADHVGIVFQQLHLIHAVSIADNLRLARRLAGKAPDEKGLKELLIRVGLADRMSALPADLSQGERQRVAVARALVNQPALLLADEPTSALDDANCDGVIDLLLEQAALSGATLLVATHDRRLMSRLPVLLELVKPMERAA; via the coding sequence ATGCCCACTGCCAACCTGATTGACCTGAATGATGTGGTCCACCATGCCAGTGGGCAGCCCATTTTGTCTGTGGCGCGTTTATGCCTGCCACCGGGCCACCACGGGCTGCTGTTGGGCCCCAGTGGCAGTGGCAAAACGACCCTGCTGCATGCGCTGGCGGGTTTGCTGGTGCCACATCAGGGACGCCTGTCGCTGCTGGGCCATGATCTGCGCGCCATTGGCGATGCGGGGCGGGACCGGTTGCGTGCCGATCATGTCGGGATCGTCTTTCAGCAGTTGCACCTGATCCATGCCGTCAGCATCGCTGACAATCTGCGTCTGGCTCGCCGGTTGGCGGGTAAGGCACCGGATGAGAAGGGGCTGAAGGAGCTGCTGATCCGCGTCGGGCTGGCCGACCGCATGAGTGCGTTACCCGCCGACCTGTCACAGGGGGAACGACAGCGGGTGGCCGTTGCCCGGGCACTCGTCAATCAGCCGGCATTGTTGCTGGCGGATGAGCCAACCAGTGCGCTGGATGACGCCAATTGCGATGGCGTCATCGACCTTCTGCTGGAACAGGCGGCTTTGAGCGGTGCCACGCTGCTGGTGGCCACGCATGACCGGCGATTGATGTCCCGGTTGCCGGTTTTGCTGGAACTGGTGAAGCCGATGGAGCGGGCAGCATGA
- a CDS encoding IS3 family transposase (programmed frameshift): MRQKSMAPTSVAEQVVRDIRRQTRKHYSAEEKIRIVLSGRRGEDSIAELCRREGIAESLYYSWSKEFLEAGKKRLSGDTARQASTGEVKDLRREVRDLKEVVADLTLENRPLKKKHDRGWGRRGMRYPASEKLEIIRLVEASHLPLRRTLDRLGIPATTFYRWYARYRAEGEGGLADRTSAPGRVWNRIPDEVRQQLIELALEAPDLSPRELAVKFTDTRGYFVSEASVYRLLKAHNLITSPAFVVIKAADEFRDKTTRPNQMWQTDFTYLKVIGWGWFYLSTILDDYSRYIVAWKLCTTMRAQDVTDTLTLALEASGCDQVEITHKPRLLSDNGSSYIAGDLAEWLDDKGMDHVRGAPNHPQTQGKIERWHQTLKNRSLLENYFLPGDLEAKILGFVDHYNHRRYHESIGNLTPADVYYDRGSAILERRAKIKKQTIQHRRLCHQSQAA, translated from the exons ATGAGGCAGAAATCCATGGCGCCGACATCGGTTGCCGAGCAGGTTGTCCGGGATATCCGGCGGCAGACGCGCAAACATTATTCGGCTGAGGAGAAGATCCGCATCGTTCTGTCCGGGCGTCGCGGCGAGGACAGCATCGCGGAGCTGTGCCGGCGGGAAGGCATCGCCGAGAGCCTGTATTACAGCTGGTCCAAGGAATTCCTGGAGGCTGGCAAGAAGCGCCTGTCGGGCGACACGGCTCGCCAGGCCAGCACCGGAGAGGTCAAGGACCTGCGGCGCGAGGTGCGCGACCTGAAGGAGGTGGTCGCCGACCTGACCTTGGAAAACCGCCCGCTCA AAAAAAAGCATGATCGCGGATGGGGGCGACGAGGAATGAGATACCCCGCATCCGAAAAGCTGGAGATCATTCGCCTGGTCGAGGCGTCGCACCTGCCGCTGCGCCGGACCCTAGACAGGCTGGGCATTCCCGCCACCACCTTCTATCGCTGGTATGCACGCTATCGGGCCGAAGGTGAAGGCGGTCTGGCCGACCGGACCAGCGCGCCGGGCCGGGTGTGGAACCGCATCCCCGATGAGGTCCGCCAGCAATTGATCGAACTGGCCCTGGAGGCACCGGACCTGTCGCCGCGGGAGCTGGCGGTGAAGTTTACCGATACCAGGGGCTATTTCGTCTCCGAAGCCTCGGTCTACCGGCTGCTGAAAGCCCATAACCTGATCACCAGCCCGGCCTTCGTGGTGATCAAGGCGGCCGACGAATTCCGCGACAAGACCACCCGGCCCAACCAGATGTGGCAAACCGATTTCACCTATCTCAAGGTCATCGGCTGGGGTTGGTTCTACCTGTCGACCATTCTGGATGACTATTCCCGCTACATCGTCGCCTGGAAGCTGTGCACGACCATGCGGGCCCAGGACGTTACCGACACTTTGACCCTCGCGCTGGAAGCCTCGGGCTGTGATCAGGTCGAGATCACCCACAAGCCTCGCCTGCTCAGCGACAATGGCTCATCCTATATCGCCGGCGATCTGGCCGAATGGTTGGACGACAAGGGCATGGACCATGTCCGCGGCGCGCCAAACCACCCCCAGACCCAGGGAAAAATCGAGCGCTGGCACCAGACCCTAAAGAACCGCAGCCTGCTGGAAAACTATTTCCTGCCCGGTGACCTGGAAGCCAAAATCCTGGGTTTCGTCGACCATTACAACCACCGCCGATACCATGAAAGCATCGGCAATCTGACACCCGCCGATGTCTATTACGACCGCGGCTCCGCCATCCTGGAACGGCGCGCCAAAATCAAAAAGCAGACCATCCAGCACAGGCGCTTGTGCCACCAAAGCCAAGCCGCTTAA
- a CDS encoding tyrosine-type recombinase/integrase codes for MMAKLSKRSVDRAAAGPTLKVVWDDELRGFGVRIHPTGRKVYIVKCRINGQQRFITIGQHGPVTAEHARARAYEILSEAKNGRDPAQELDQGRKAPTMKALGERFLEEHVAVRCKPSTQYEYRRSVELFINPKIGTRRVTDIQRWDIAELHHSLRHIPYQANRTLGVLSKMFNLAEVWGLRPDGSNPCLHVKKFPEEKRERFLSADEYAALGRTLAELEAAKSEPVSVIAAIRLLMLTGCRLGEIMTLKWAYVDWQAKAFRLPDSKTGAKVVLFGDSVAAILHAIPKLPNNQWVITGTKEGARLTDLQPPWRRVRGRAGLDDVRLHDLRHFFASGALFLGEGLPMIGKLLGHTQVQTTARYAHLALDPVRSAVEKVSGFIAKQAAGSSRSNYTRRSRFRIVARTQLPDTLDHNDAAKLAID; via the coding sequence ATGATGGCAAAGCTCTCCAAACGTTCCGTGGATCGTGCGGCTGCAGGTCCAACCCTAAAGGTGGTCTGGGATGACGAGTTGCGGGGGTTCGGCGTTCGCATCCATCCCACGGGCCGCAAGGTCTATATCGTGAAGTGCCGAATCAACGGACAACAGCGGTTCATCACCATTGGTCAGCACGGCCCTGTCACCGCCGAGCATGCGCGGGCACGGGCCTATGAAATCCTGTCCGAAGCGAAGAACGGGCGTGATCCGGCACAGGAGCTCGATCAGGGGCGGAAGGCCCCGACCATGAAGGCGCTGGGTGAGCGGTTTCTGGAAGAGCATGTTGCTGTACGCTGCAAGCCTTCGACCCAGTATGAATATCGGCGGTCGGTGGAGCTGTTCATCAATCCCAAGATCGGGACCCGCCGGGTCACGGACATCCAGCGCTGGGATATTGCGGAACTGCACCATTCGTTGCGGCACATCCCGTATCAAGCCAACAGAACCCTTGGCGTATTATCCAAGATGTTCAATTTGGCCGAAGTCTGGGGTCTTCGACCTGACGGCAGCAATCCATGTCTGCATGTGAAGAAGTTCCCGGAGGAAAAGCGGGAGCGCTTCCTTAGCGCGGACGAATATGCAGCACTGGGGCGAACACTGGCCGAGTTGGAAGCGGCGAAATCGGAGCCGGTTTCCGTCATCGCCGCCATCCGGCTGCTGATGCTCACTGGGTGCCGGCTTGGCGAAATCATGACGTTGAAATGGGCTTATGTCGACTGGCAGGCCAAGGCATTCAGGCTGCCGGATTCCAAAACGGGGGCCAAAGTCGTTCTGTTCGGCGATAGTGTCGCTGCCATCCTGCACGCCATTCCGAAGCTGCCGAATAATCAGTGGGTCATAACGGGCACAAAGGAGGGAGCCAGACTGACAGACCTGCAACCACCATGGCGGCGTGTTCGGGGACGGGCGGGGCTGGACGATGTTCGCCTTCACGACTTGCGGCACTTCTTCGCCAGCGGTGCCCTGTTCTTGGGCGAAGGGTTGCCGATGATAGGGAAGCTGCTGGGCCATACGCAGGTGCAGACCACCGCCCGGTATGCCCACCTTGCGCTTGATCCGGTCAGGAGCGCCGTAGAGAAGGTGTCCGGCTTCATTGCGAAGCAGGCTGCTGGCTCATCGCGCTCCAACTACACACGGCGCAGTCGGTTCAGGATAGTCGCCAGAACGCAACTGCCAGATACTCTGGACCATAATGATGCGGCTAAACTGGCTATTGATTGA